From Methanobacterium congolense, one genomic window encodes:
- a CDS encoding tyrosine--tRNA ligase, producing MDTDSKIEMIKKGTLEVITEEELREKIETGKTTAYIGYEPSGKIHLGHAITVKKMIDLQRAGFKVKILLADLHAYLNGKGTMEEIKEISKYNIECFKALGLSEDTEFIIGSEFGRNMDYTHKIYELAIITSLARAKRSMAQITRDSEDHKVAEVIYPIMQAIDMVFLETDVAVGGMEQRKIHMLARENLPKMGIKAPVCIHTPLLHGTDGSDKMSSSKNNFIAVDDEPEVIMKKIQKSFCPQGQVEDNPVIEIAEHFIFPEMDTLIIKRPEKFGGNLELNHEELLELYGAGELHPLDLKNGVAEGLIEVLEPVREYFKSN from the coding sequence ATGGATACAGATTCAAAGATTGAAATGATAAAGAAGGGAACACTCGAAGTCATAACAGAAGAAGAACTCAGGGAAAAAATTGAAACTGGAAAAACAACAGCGTACATAGGCTACGAACCCTCGGGTAAGATACACCTTGGCCATGCAATTACCGTTAAAAAGATGATAGATCTGCAGAGGGCAGGTTTTAAGGTTAAAATTCTTCTTGCAGACCTGCACGCCTACCTCAATGGAAAGGGAACCATGGAAGAAATTAAGGAAATATCCAAGTACAACATCGAATGTTTCAAGGCACTTGGACTCTCAGAGGACACTGAATTCATCATAGGCTCTGAGTTTGGGAGGAACATGGATTACACCCATAAAATATACGAACTAGCAATTATAACAAGTTTAGCCCGAGCTAAAAGAAGTATGGCTCAGATCACAAGGGACAGTGAGGATCATAAGGTTGCAGAGGTTATTTACCCAATAATGCAGGCCATTGATATGGTTTTTCTAGAGACAGATGTTGCAGTTGGTGGTATGGAGCAGCGTAAGATCCACATGCTTGCAAGGGAAAACCTGCCCAAAATGGGAATCAAAGCACCTGTATGCATACACACTCCTCTTCTTCATGGAACAGATGGTTCGGATAAAATGTCCTCGAGTAAGAACAACTTCATAGCTGTGGATGATGAACCTGAAGTTATAATGAAGAAGATACAGAAAAGCTTCTGTCCACAAGGTCAGGTTGAGGACAACCCTGTTATAGAGATAGCTGAACATTTCATATTCCCTGAAATGGACACGTTAATTATTAAAAGGCCGGAGAAATTTGGTGGAAATCTTGAATTGAACCATGAAGAGCTTTTAGAACTTTACGGCGCAGGCGAACTTCACCCCCTGGACCTTAAAAATGGAGTTGCAGAGGGTTTGATTGAAGTTTTAGAGCCGGTACGTGAATATTTTAAATCAAATTAA
- a CDS encoding MFS transporter yields MVEKEQTGWLTIIIITLSLFTIVIDKTFMNVAISTLIRDLHTNIGTIQIIIAVYALIMASLMLFGGKLQKVLGRRRTFVTGASIYGLGTIVLHSA; encoded by the coding sequence TTGGTAGAAAAAGAGCAAACAGGTTGGCTAACCATTATAATCATAACTCTATCCCTTTTCACCATTGTTATCGATAAAACCTTCATGAACGTTGCCATCAGCACCCTTATAAGGGATCTACACACTAACATTGGAACCATACAAATAATCATTGCTGTTTACGCCCTTATAATGGCTTCACTCATGCTCTTTGGGGGAAAGCTCCAGAAAGTTCTGGGAAGGAGAAGAACCTTCGTAACCGGGGCTTCGATATACGGCTTGGGAACCATTGTGCTGCACTCAGCATAA
- a CDS encoding diacylglycerol/polyprenol kinase family protein, with protein sequence MVASDIIGLLFVYGYVAILLVVSEKVLHRYPNFSRKFLHIMVGNILFILPLFTSRYIITFFAAAPFILLTFLISPHSPLKLRNRVSNSGHGMGLVYYAISWTVLAYIFFGQPWIVAVGIAAMSYGDGVASLVGGKIGRHKYNVFGDEKSYEGSIAMFIVLMVMLSVVLVYYSVPLNLMVVAAVAFTATVFEGITPKGLDNLTACFSAVGVYLLMGVI encoded by the coding sequence ATGGTTGCAAGTGACATAATTGGCTTATTGTTTGTATACGGCTACGTGGCCATTTTACTAGTGGTATCAGAGAAGGTACTTCACAGATATCCTAACTTCAGCAGAAAATTCCTCCACATCATGGTTGGAAACATACTCTTCATCTTACCACTTTTCACAAGCCGTTACATAATCACGTTTTTTGCTGCAGCCCCATTCATACTTTTAACATTTCTTATAAGCCCACACTCCCCGTTGAAACTGAGAAACAGGGTTTCAAATTCTGGCCATGGTATGGGTCTTGTTTACTACGCCATATCATGGACAGTTCTTGCCTACATCTTCTTTGGACAACCATGGATCGTTGCTGTGGGTATAGCTGCAATGTCCTACGGTGATGGTGTGGCTTCACTGGTTGGTGGGAAAATTGGAAGACACAAGTACAATGTTTTCGGTGATGAAAAGAGCTATGAGGGATCCATTGCCATGTTCATTGTTCTCATGGTCATGCTGTCAGTTGTTCTGGTTTACTACTCTGTACCATTAAACTTGATGGTTGTTGCCGCCGTTGCATTTACTGCAACAGTCTTTGAAGGAATAACACCCAAGGGACTGGACAACCTCACAGCTTGCTTCTCTGCAGTTGGTGTTTACCTTTTAATGGGAGTGATCTGA
- the mcm gene encoding minichromosome maintenance protein MCM yields MTSSTDKTKTSTSKFEEFFSAKYKDTVFEALERYPDVRSVVVDYTELEMFDPDLADLLIEKPEEVLKASQKAIKNIDPLGKNADLNIRFENVRNNIQLKYLRSKYIGKFVAVDGIVRKTDEIRPRIMNALFECRSCMRLQEVPQTSNLISEPALCQECGGRSFRLLQEESEFMDTQTTKLQEPLENLSGGEEPRQISVVLEDDLVDTLTPGDIVRITGTMKTVRDDKTKRFKNYIYGNYIEPLEQEFEELQISEDDEQKIKELAADPNVYDKIISSTAPSIQGYREVKEAIALQLFGGSSKELEDKTRLRGDIHILIVGDPGIGKSQMLKYVSKLAPRGIYTSGKGTSGVGLTAAAVRDEFGGWSLEAGALVLGDRGNVCVDELDKMRSEDRSAIHEALEQQTISIAKAGIMATLNSRCSVLAAANPKFGRFDRYKSIAEQIDLPSPILSRFDLIFVVEDKPDVERDTKLAGHILRIHQDNTIPFEIEPELLRKYIAYARRDFHPQLTPEASEVLQEFYVGMRGGAVDEDSPVPITARQLEALVRLSEASARIRLGETVTEFDAKRAITIQQKCMKQVGYDPETGKVDIDKVEGRTPKSERDKIRVVSEVIGELEDEYGGKTPKNILISELADRYNMSEEKADEILRVLKRKGVIYEPQQGYYKVA; encoded by the coding sequence ATGACATCTTCAACAGACAAAACGAAAACATCAACATCAAAATTTGAAGAGTTTTTCAGTGCAAAGTACAAAGACACGGTCTTTGAAGCCCTTGAAAGATATCCTGATGTGAGATCTGTGGTTGTGGATTACACAGAACTTGAGATGTTCGACCCGGACCTTGCAGATCTTCTAATTGAAAAACCTGAGGAGGTTCTTAAGGCATCCCAGAAGGCCATAAAGAACATCGATCCCCTGGGTAAAAATGCTGATCTCAACATAAGATTCGAGAACGTTCGAAACAACATCCAGCTGAAGTACCTCAGAAGTAAGTACATTGGAAAGTTCGTTGCAGTGGATGGTATCGTTCGTAAAACCGATGAAATCCGACCTAGAATAATGAATGCCCTCTTCGAGTGCAGAAGCTGTATGAGACTGCAGGAAGTGCCCCAGACAAGTAACCTCATAAGTGAACCTGCCCTCTGTCAGGAGTGCGGGGGCAGATCCTTCAGACTGCTTCAGGAAGAATCTGAATTCATGGATACCCAAACAACCAAGCTCCAGGAGCCACTTGAAAACCTCTCTGGTGGTGAAGAACCTCGGCAGATATCTGTTGTCCTTGAAGATGACCTGGTTGACACCCTGACACCGGGAGATATAGTCAGAATAACCGGAACCATGAAAACAGTGCGGGACGATAAAACCAAACGCTTCAAAAATTACATCTACGGAAACTACATAGAACCCCTTGAACAGGAATTTGAGGAACTTCAGATAAGTGAAGATGATGAACAGAAGATAAAGGAGCTTGCAGCAGACCCCAACGTTTACGACAAGATTATAAGTTCCACAGCACCTTCAATACAGGGTTACAGGGAAGTGAAGGAAGCAATTGCCCTGCAGCTATTCGGGGGTTCTTCAAAGGAACTTGAGGATAAAACCAGATTGAGGGGAGACATTCACATACTCATTGTGGGAGATCCTGGTATTGGTAAGTCCCAGATGCTCAAGTACGTTTCAAAACTTGCACCAAGGGGTATATACACAAGTGGTAAGGGTACCAGTGGTGTTGGACTTACAGCTGCAGCTGTTCGTGACGAATTCGGTGGTTGGAGCCTTGAAGCAGGTGCACTCGTCCTTGGTGACCGTGGTAACGTTTGTGTTGACGAACTGGATAAGATGCGTTCTGAGGACCGTTCCGCAATACACGAGGCCCTTGAACAGCAGACAATATCCATTGCAAAGGCAGGTATAATGGCAACACTCAACTCCCGTTGTTCAGTGCTTGCAGCAGCAAACCCAAAATTCGGTCGTTTCGACCGTTACAAATCAATAGCAGAACAGATAGACCTTCCATCACCTATTCTCTCAAGGTTCGATCTGATATTCGTTGTAGAAGACAAACCTGATGTTGAGAGGGATACAAAACTTGCAGGCCACATCCTGAGGATACACCAGGACAACACCATACCCTTCGAGATAGAACCGGAACTTCTAAGGAAGTACATTGCATATGCAAGGCGTGATTTCCATCCACAGCTCACACCTGAGGCCAGTGAAGTTCTCCAGGAGTTCTACGTTGGTATGAGGGGTGGTGCAGTTGATGAGGATTCCCCGGTACCAATAACTGCACGTCAGCTTGAGGCTCTTGTGAGGCTTTCAGAGGCCAGTGCTAGGATAAGGCTTGGGGAAACAGTAACAGAATTCGATGCAAAACGTGCCATAACTATACAGCAGAAGTGTATGAAGCAGGTGGGATACGACCCAGAAACGGGTAAAGTGGATATTGACAAGGTTGAAGGCCGTACACCTAAATCTGAGAGGGATAAGATTCGTGTTGTGAGTGAGGTTATAGGTGAACTTGAGGATGAGTACGGTGGAAAAACACCGAAGAACATACTTATAAGCGAACTTGCAGATAGATATAATATGAGTGAAGAGAAGGCAGATGAAATTCTCAGAGTACTCAAGAGAAAGGGCGTTATATACGAACCACAGCAGGGATACTACAAAGTTGCCTGA
- a CDS encoding translation initiation factor IF-2 subunit beta, which yields MDEDYNELLDRAIDQLPEKVFETKRFTVPRAYSVIQGNRTIIQNFGEVADALNRDPQHVLKFLLRELGTAGNIEGSRAIMQGKFTHYLINDRIDDYVKRFVMCHECNRPDTKIIREDRIFLLKCEACGAKAPLKTL from the coding sequence ATGGATGAAGATTACAATGAATTATTGGATAGGGCAATAGACCAGTTACCAGAAAAGGTCTTTGAAACTAAAAGGTTCACAGTACCCAGGGCTTACTCCGTGATCCAGGGTAACAGAACCATAATACAGAACTTTGGGGAAGTTGCAGACGCCCTTAACAGGGACCCGCAGCACGTTCTGAAGTTCCTGTTGAGAGAACTTGGTACAGCAGGAAACATAGAAGGTTCCAGGGCAATTATGCAGGGAAAATTCACCCACTACCTCATAAACGACAGGATCGATGACTACGTTAAACGATTCGTAATGTGCCATGAGTGCAACAGACCAGATACCAAGATCATAAGGGAAGACCGGATCTTCCTCCTGAAGTGTGAGGCATGTGGTGCAAAAGCCCCATTAAAAACACTTTAA
- a CDS encoding TrmB family transcriptional regulator, producing the protein MDKIPHELIKSLMDLGLLESEAKIYITLAMMNNSEVKTLIEFLGLSKPNTYESLRLLEEKGLVSLINTRPMAYQALPPDIGLEVLLKTHVDAKEKAKKIFSIMDKEKFVPKSSEALWTVFNGESINYKIKDMIQNAKESIFMISSPKYIKYLENADTNLKFDIVLFSETPSFETLKEHFKDKKGNFKVVNEEDMLNIVASSKTKDQKQFEIYKEALLMVEYRNMIMLAIDDEEVLYMPPMSTDSLTAINTKNKAMTILMKIGLSDITKQL; encoded by the coding sequence ATGGATAAAATTCCTCATGAACTAATTAAATCATTGATGGACCTCGGACTTCTTGAATCTGAGGCAAAAATATACATAACCCTCGCAATGATGAATAATTCCGAAGTCAAAACGCTTATAGAATTTTTAGGTCTATCAAAACCAAATACATACGAAAGTCTTCGTCTTCTAGAAGAAAAGGGGCTTGTGTCTTTAATCAATACCAGACCCATGGCATATCAAGCATTACCTCCAGATATAGGGTTGGAAGTTTTATTAAAAACGCATGTTGATGCAAAAGAAAAAGCAAAAAAGATTTTTTCAATTATGGATAAAGAAAAATTCGTGCCCAAATCTTCTGAGGCATTATGGACTGTTTTCAATGGAGAAAGCATAAATTATAAGATTAAAGACATGATTCAAAATGCTAAAGAGAGCATATTCATGATATCCTCCCCCAAATACATTAAATATCTTGAAAATGCAGATACAAATTTAAAGTTTGACATAGTCCTATTCTCAGAGACACCCTCCTTTGAAACGTTAAAAGAACATTTTAAAGATAAAAAAGGCAATTTTAAGGTTGTAAATGAAGAGGATATGCTTAACATCGTTGCATCATCTAAAACAAAGGATCAAAAACAATTCGAAATATATAAAGAAGCTTTGTTAATGGTTGAATACAGAAATATGATAATGTTAGCCATAGATGATGAAGAGGTATTATACATGCCCCCCATGTCTACAGACTCACTCACAGCCATCAATACAAAAAATAAGGCAATGACGATACTTATGAAAATTGGGCTCAGTGACATTACAAAGCAGTTATGA
- the tmk gene encoding dTMP kinase translates to MYVCLEGIDGSGKSTHTAMIEKWLKKCGIQVFRIFEPTDSKVGRLIREMLQDPGATDENFQRTLALLFAADRTILMEKIAQAESEGRVVVSDRCFYSSMVYQDGPEWIGEINKFARKPDVTLLLDLDPETAMTRCKGSDSFEDLKFLSRTRTRYLELAEKEGFFIVNADNGINKVHDDIKHVLAPKLGMCI, encoded by the coding sequence ATGTACGTGTGCCTTGAAGGAATAGATGGATCAGGAAAATCAACCCACACAGCAATGATTGAAAAATGGCTTAAAAAATGTGGAATTCAGGTTTTCAGGATATTTGAACCCACAGATTCTAAGGTGGGGCGGCTCATAAGGGAAATGCTCCAGGATCCTGGTGCAACAGATGAAAATTTTCAGAGGACACTCGCCCTGCTCTTTGCAGCAGACAGAACAATACTCATGGAGAAAATAGCCCAAGCAGAATCTGAAGGCAGGGTGGTTGTAAGTGATAGATGTTTCTACTCAAGCATGGTTTACCAGGACGGTCCAGAATGGATCGGGGAGATAAACAAATTTGCAAGAAAACCTGACGTTACATTACTTCTGGATCTCGACCCTGAAACAGCCATGACCCGCTGTAAAGGCAGTGACAGCTTTGAAGACCTGAAGTTTTTAAGTAGAACCCGTACCAGATACCTGGAACTTGCAGAAAAAGAAGGATTCTTCATTGTAAATGCTGATAATGGTATAAATAAGGTTCATGATGATATAAAACATGTTTTAGCCCCTAAACTTGGAATGTGCATCTGA
- a CDS encoding 60S ribosomal export protein NMD3 codes for MFCPKCGREDEDLFKGLCKSCFLKEFQMVKPSNEMEFTVCAHCGSILSHGKWYDSELRDEELVEKTLVENIDANELVKDLEVIPEILTVRGSIFDCMIHVEGEVLGETLVEEHAVEVKRNRTMCPDCSKFASGYYESVIQIRADKRVPGDEEIHAIDDIVRNRTRKLSEKNRMAYIAEVMTLKEGVDYYVGSYKAARSITNAIKDVFGGVVKESPKIAGRNKSTGKDLYRIWISLRLAAFKKGDFIGYGTNIGRVSGFDGNKVFMKDLDSHKTSSVSWRDYDKIELLAGEYDVKKTTVTSKTPRTIQILHPETYEPVDIDLHEGISDLEIGVEVDVVEINGKLYILY; via the coding sequence ATGTTCTGTCCAAAATGTGGAAGGGAAGATGAAGATCTTTTTAAGGGCCTGTGCAAATCCTGTTTTCTTAAGGAATTTCAGATGGTGAAGCCAAGCAATGAAATGGAATTCACAGTATGCGCCCACTGCGGTTCAATCTTAAGCCATGGAAAATGGTACGATTCAGAGTTAAGAGATGAAGAACTCGTTGAAAAGACCCTGGTTGAAAATATTGATGCAAATGAGCTTGTGAAAGATCTGGAAGTGATACCTGAAATCCTCACAGTCAGGGGATCCATATTCGACTGCATGATCCATGTGGAGGGGGAGGTTCTAGGTGAAACTCTCGTTGAAGAGCATGCTGTTGAGGTTAAAAGGAACAGAACCATGTGTCCAGACTGCAGTAAATTTGCATCAGGCTACTACGAATCTGTGATCCAGATAAGGGCGGATAAAAGGGTTCCAGGTGATGAGGAGATCCATGCCATTGATGATATCGTCAGAAACAGAACCCGCAAACTTTCAGAGAAGAACAGGATGGCCTACATAGCTGAGGTTATGACCCTGAAGGAGGGAGTGGATTATTATGTTGGCTCTTACAAGGCCGCCCGGAGCATTACAAATGCCATCAAGGATGTTTTCGGTGGTGTTGTAAAGGAGTCCCCTAAGATCGCAGGGCGGAACAAATCCACGGGAAAGGATCTCTATAGAATATGGATATCCCTGCGTCTTGCAGCCTTTAAGAAGGGCGATTTTATAGGTTATGGCACAAATATCGGTAGAGTTTCAGGTTTTGATGGTAACAAAGTTTTCATGAAGGACTTGGATTCACACAAAACTTCATCTGTGAGCTGGAGGGATTACGATAAAATCGAACTACTTGCAGGTGAATATGACGTTAAAAAGACAACTGTAACCTCTAAAACTCCAAGAACAATCCAGATATTACATCCAGAAACCTACGAACCTGTGGATATTGATCTGCACGAGGGGATCTCAGACCTTGAGATTGGGGTAGAGGTGGATGTTGTTGAGATAAATGGAAAACTTTACATATTATATTGA
- a CDS encoding nucleoside/nucleotide kinase family protein yields MRFIVVDGLDGSGKTTHAELIQRKYLEKGKKVVLRSHPSDDTKYGQKAKKALLGRGKWNKTKATIYYAMDVIKSVRTGYGGVETLIFVRYLMGVAYLPLPLAKILYWVLTAFLPTSDYMFFLDLTPEESLHRMEDRDAEEMFENLEDLMKVRRKALSLTNGWHVIDTSGTIEEVHEKINRVLEGLED; encoded by the coding sequence GTGCGCTTCATAGTTGTTGATGGACTTGACGGCTCTGGAAAAACAACCCACGCCGAACTAATCCAGAGGAAGTACCTTGAAAAGGGCAAAAAGGTCGTGCTGAGAAGCCACCCATCGGATGACACCAAGTACGGGCAGAAAGCTAAGAAAGCTCTTCTTGGAAGGGGAAAATGGAACAAAACCAAAGCCACTATTTACTACGCCATGGACGTTATAAAGTCTGTGCGAACAGGTTACGGTGGAGTTGAAACCCTCATATTTGTCAGGTACCTTATGGGGGTGGCCTATCTTCCCCTACCACTTGCAAAGATTCTTTACTGGGTTTTAACTGCCTTCCTCCCCACCTCGGATTACATGTTCTTCCTGGATCTCACACCTGAAGAATCCCTGCACCGGATGGAGGACAGGGATGCAGAGGAGATGTTCGAAAACTTGGAGGATCTCATGAAGGTCCGAAGGAAAGCTTTATCACTGACGAATGGATGGCACGTTATAGATACGTCTGGAACCATTGAAGAAGTTCATGAGAAGATCAACAGGGTGCTTGAGGGTTTGGAGGATTAA
- a CDS encoding MFS transporter, giving the protein MSENINKTIENKKGLGSSTIYVMIVLALGVFMTAMDAYIFVPALPTIIADLHTSLNWATWTLTIYMLFMTAIMALAGKLSDVFGRKKLYIIGVATFVIGSITASLSWDIYSLIASMGLQGIGAGIVLPSALSSMNDSAPENQKGKTMGILMAMSSIATIVGPNIGGFLIQNFGWRTVFYINIPLGIMAILLAFKFKETYGDQDQHIDYIGSALLVGTIASMLLGIIGLESAPFTDVTVFPLLIAAAVLFVALIAYEKRVVKPILDMAVLKKPKILSLNFAILLSGIGTFMAFTYVPTFAQTVLNLNVQDSGTVLTPLSVAVCITAILGGFLLDKFGSKRMLLLGSPLLIAGLFGLSYFVTDSTGLAICLAIIGVGVGFTWSAFQLLMMSFMPKEEEATGVGILNTFKGVGSTVAPVIGACFLVNATSGMGNLSQSFSNLFLFGAVTSIIALVLVIIVIINDKADPTNLGESEVVNGK; this is encoded by the coding sequence ATGAGCGAAAATATTAACAAAACAATAGAGAATAAAAAGGGTTTAGGGTCATCCACAATTTATGTGATGATAGTCCTTGCTTTAGGTGTATTCATGACAGCCATGGATGCCTATATATTCGTGCCTGCACTACCAACTATAATTGCAGACCTGCACACCTCACTTAATTGGGCAACATGGACTCTAACGATCTACATGTTGTTCATGACAGCAATTATGGCACTGGCAGGCAAATTATCTGATGTATTCGGCCGAAAAAAATTATACATCATTGGTGTGGCCACCTTCGTCATAGGATCAATTACAGCCAGCTTATCATGGGATATATATTCCTTAATAGCTTCCATGGGTTTACAGGGTATAGGTGCAGGTATTGTTCTGCCTTCGGCCTTATCCAGTATGAATGATTCTGCCCCTGAAAATCAAAAAGGAAAAACAATGGGTATACTCATGGCAATGTCATCCATTGCCACCATTGTAGGGCCAAACATAGGTGGTTTCTTGATCCAAAATTTTGGTTGGAGAACGGTATTCTATATCAACATTCCACTGGGAATCATGGCAATCCTCCTAGCTTTCAAGTTCAAAGAAACCTATGGGGATCAAGATCAACATATTGACTACATTGGATCAGCGTTACTTGTAGGAACAATAGCCTCAATGTTGCTAGGTATTATAGGACTGGAAAGCGCACCATTTACAGATGTAACTGTGTTCCCACTACTTATAGCTGCTGCGGTCCTATTCGTTGCACTCATTGCATACGAAAAACGTGTAGTAAAACCAATATTAGATATGGCTGTGTTAAAAAAGCCTAAAATTCTATCACTCAACTTCGCAATTCTGTTATCAGGGATTGGTACGTTTATGGCATTTACATACGTGCCAACATTCGCCCAGACCGTACTAAATCTGAATGTACAGGACAGTGGTACTGTGTTGACCCCACTTTCTGTGGCAGTATGTATAACCGCAATACTAGGTGGATTCCTTTTAGATAAATTTGGATCTAAACGTATGCTATTGTTAGGATCACCCCTCCTAATCGCAGGACTTTTCGGTTTGTCATATTTTGTCACGGATTCAACCGGATTGGCAATCTGCTTAGCAATAATAGGCGTGGGTGTGGGTTTCACATGGAGTGCATTCCAGCTTCTTATGATGTCTTTCATGCCAAAAGAAGAAGAAGCAACAGGTGTTGGAATATTAAATACTTTTAAAGGTGTTGGTTCTACCGTCGCACCAGTAATTGGAGCCTGCTTTTTGGTCAATGCCACAAGCGGAATGGGAAACTTAAGTCAATCCTTTTCTAATTTGTTCCTGTTCGGAGCAGTAACATCAATAATTGCTTTAGTATTGGTGATTATTGTTATAATAAATGATAAGGCAGACCCAACCAACTTAGGGGAATCTGAAGTTGTAAATGGAAAATAG